One genomic region from Vibrio cyclitrophicus encodes:
- a CDS encoding sterol desaturase family protein, with protein MDIDSLINHPEWLLLVLAPLFVICMLAEYFIGQKQGRLPSNSQYKLPEVMCNFVLAGMHQLSDLLTGLFVVQLYLWLFGWRLMDIEMGVLSFVVLMVLQDFFYYWFHRSSHRIRWMWAAHVAHHSSEKMNFSTAFRQSLMYPFAGMWLFWVPLVIIGFDPRWVIFVVLLNLGLQFFVHTQWIRSLGPLEYIFNTPSHHRVHHGKNPQYIDKNYAGVLIIWDKLFSTFEPEVETVRYGVTKSVNSFNPIVVTFQECKVIFKDLRSRKLTMKQKIQLILSPPSD; from the coding sequence ATGGACATCGACTCATTGATCAATCACCCAGAATGGCTGCTGTTAGTATTGGCGCCCTTGTTCGTAATCTGTATGTTGGCCGAATATTTCATTGGTCAGAAACAAGGCCGATTACCGAGCAATTCTCAATACAAACTGCCAGAAGTGATGTGTAATTTCGTGTTAGCAGGCATGCATCAACTCTCCGACTTATTAACTGGTTTATTCGTGGTTCAGCTGTATCTTTGGCTATTCGGCTGGCGCTTAATGGACATTGAGATGGGCGTGCTGAGTTTTGTTGTATTGATGGTGTTACAAGATTTTTTCTATTACTGGTTCCATAGATCAAGTCATCGTATTCGCTGGATGTGGGCCGCGCACGTCGCACACCACAGTTCAGAAAAAATGAACTTTAGCACAGCTTTTCGTCAGAGTTTGATGTACCCATTCGCAGGCATGTGGCTATTTTGGGTACCGCTCGTCATCATAGGTTTCGACCCTAGATGGGTGATCTTTGTGGTGCTTCTGAATTTAGGTTTGCAGTTCTTCGTCCATACACAATGGATACGAAGCTTGGGGCCACTTGAATACATCTTTAACACCCCTTCGCATCATCGAGTACATCACGGCAAAAACCCGCAATACATCGATAAGAACTACGCTGGCGTTTTGATCATTTGGGATAAGTTGTTTAGTACGTTCGAACCTGAAGTTGAAACTGTACGTTACGGCGTCACTAAATCAGTAAACAGTTTTAACCCGATAGTGGTTACCTTTCAAGAATGCAAGGTTATATTCAAAGATTTGAGGAGCCGAAAGTTGACCATGAAACAAAAAATCCAATTGATACTCTCACCTCCTTCAGATTAA
- a CDS encoding carboxypeptidase-like regulatory domain-containing protein, giving the protein MFKHMVWQVLLSLSLFLSLLPFGAQSSPSDDASELYPAYIEVRVGRVGDSFYRVMMDDYEEPFISISNAAFYLLEMNGQCDESGYCEIYLPQDVGRESPPYIVDTQQAICYRDDNNIQTIKYEVIDSKTYIHWYSLQACIPAKVRWDIDDYRLTVTPEFSSLTELEAVISKIKSESRQKAEALKQVGNIPAIEPLASVGLAARFATSVYQDSETGTDVYAISDTLLTTEHSLSRLSIDTREDNPVVYYNIAVEAHDGEGSLEVGHVLLDGSVFTVNQTLEDGIYYTNRKRQLEFGNLQLERTTEPNISIDVLVNGIYQNTYRSDEFGRFVVEEDNISPGDTIKFRYYLSKGVWREEEITVAGLEDAFLPSNEWGVEVVGNEGADRAGAVSLEYGLADYFTVGSAFIRQDGKDLIGLQGRYLPTHWFAAHIGWLPDFNRFPMEFDVLLGSDQSASIELNKTDELDLESMEYDVFKYNLSLANITAFLTVRNDEDELSVEPKLNSKVSRNLFLSYSGDYRYTKASHQDDYLHTIGLAKSGFSDTSWNVSGTVNGSGHHERTELSLRNACKECVLVPLNVFQELTTNVSARYQKQDISFTASVEARVNPYFVFKLEGNEDRYGVEMTTEFGAKTYFDENIGEFVEWNKYNHSKLTGIVYDHHKQPIQGVSLQILDQRAVSDAKGRFEFTSVPARDSLPIYVDEGALDLNLTPIQNPVFVNTKQVGLTHAHIEMVVSFGVDGTVEGDIENNAYLHFKHIQKGTEYSSEIESDGFYMVEGLIAGKYIVTLEMGDKRYVQGADLNGDFWVSDLTFNLIDFHKVY; this is encoded by the coding sequence ATGTTCAAACACATGGTCTGGCAAGTTCTCTTGTCGCTCTCTTTATTCTTGTCTTTGTTACCTTTCGGTGCACAGTCATCACCTAGTGATGATGCAAGCGAACTTTACCCCGCGTACATTGAAGTTCGAGTCGGGAGAGTGGGTGACAGTTTTTATCGCGTAATGATGGATGACTACGAAGAGCCGTTTATCTCGATCTCCAATGCGGCCTTTTATTTGTTAGAAATGAATGGCCAGTGTGATGAAAGCGGGTACTGTGAAATCTACTTACCGCAAGATGTAGGAAGAGAATCACCGCCGTATATCGTGGATACCCAACAAGCCATCTGTTATCGAGATGACAATAATATCCAGACGATCAAATACGAAGTGATTGACTCGAAAACCTATATACATTGGTACAGTTTACAAGCCTGTATCCCTGCTAAAGTCCGTTGGGACATTGATGATTATCGCCTTACTGTTACTCCTGAATTCAGTTCACTGACTGAGCTCGAAGCTGTCATCTCTAAGATAAAGAGCGAGTCTCGACAAAAAGCAGAAGCCTTAAAACAGGTTGGTAATATCCCTGCTATTGAACCACTGGCTAGTGTGGGGTTAGCGGCTCGATTTGCTACCTCTGTTTATCAGGACAGTGAGACAGGCACCGACGTTTACGCTATCTCTGACACTCTATTAACGACTGAACATTCCTTGTCGCGGTTATCAATCGATACTCGCGAAGATAACCCTGTCGTTTATTACAATATCGCGGTAGAAGCGCATGACGGCGAAGGGTCATTAGAAGTAGGGCATGTGCTGTTAGATGGCAGTGTTTTTACCGTTAATCAAACCCTAGAAGATGGTATTTACTACACCAATAGAAAGCGTCAGTTGGAGTTTGGTAACCTGCAATTAGAGCGTACGACTGAACCGAATATCAGTATCGATGTACTGGTAAACGGAATTTATCAAAACACCTATCGCTCTGATGAATTTGGACGTTTTGTTGTCGAAGAAGACAATATTTCCCCTGGCGACACTATTAAGTTCCGCTATTACTTGTCCAAAGGTGTGTGGAGAGAAGAAGAGATTACGGTCGCGGGTTTAGAAGATGCATTCTTGCCTAGTAATGAGTGGGGCGTTGAAGTGGTTGGTAACGAAGGGGCCGACCGAGCGGGTGCAGTGTCACTGGAATATGGTTTGGCTGATTACTTCACGGTGGGCAGTGCTTTTATTAGGCAAGATGGAAAAGATCTTATCGGCTTGCAGGGGCGATACTTACCAACACATTGGTTTGCGGCCCATATTGGTTGGCTGCCGGACTTTAATCGTTTTCCAATGGAGTTTGATGTTTTGCTGGGCAGCGACCAGTCTGCCTCTATTGAACTCAATAAAACTGACGAGTTGGACTTGGAGTCGATGGAATACGATGTGTTCAAATATAATCTGTCTCTTGCCAACATTACGGCATTTCTAACAGTGAGAAACGACGAAGATGAATTGAGTGTTGAGCCGAAACTGAATTCCAAGGTCTCGCGCAATCTGTTTCTGTCATATTCAGGTGATTATCGCTACACCAAGGCTTCTCATCAAGATGACTATTTACACACCATTGGTTTGGCCAAAAGTGGTTTTTCAGACACGTCGTGGAATGTGTCAGGAACGGTCAATGGGTCTGGTCACCATGAACGCACGGAACTCTCTCTAAGGAATGCCTGCAAAGAATGTGTATTGGTTCCGCTTAATGTTTTCCAAGAACTCACCACTAACGTATCAGCCCGGTATCAAAAGCAGGATATCTCGTTTACGGCTTCGGTAGAAGCACGTGTGAATCCTTATTTCGTGTTCAAGTTAGAAGGAAATGAAGACAGATACGGCGTAGAAATGACCACTGAATTTGGCGCGAAAACCTATTTTGATGAGAACATCGGAGAGTTTGTTGAGTGGAATAAGTACAATCATTCAAAGCTAACTGGGATTGTTTACGATCACCACAAACAGCCCATACAAGGGGTAAGCCTACAAATCTTGGATCAACGAGCAGTCAGTGACGCAAAAGGCCGATTTGAATTCACCAGCGTCCCAGCCAGAGATAGTCTACCTATCTACGTAGATGAGGGAGCGCTTGACTTGAACCTAACGCCAATACAAAACCCTGTATTTGTGAATACCAAACAGGTAGGCCTGACTCATGCACACATTGAAATGGTGGTGTCATTTGGTGTCGATGGCACAGTAGAAGGCGACATAGAAAACAATGCTTATCTGCACTTTAAACACATTCAGAAAGGCACTGAGTATTCGAGCGAAATTGAGAGTGATGGCTTTTACATGGTAGAGGGGCTCATCGCGGGCAAATACATTGTGACTTTAGAAATGGGAGACAAGCGATACGTGCAAGGCGCCGACTTGAACGGAGATTTCTGGGTAAGTGACCTCACATTCAACCTAATTGATTTTCATAAGGTGTACTAA
- a CDS encoding fimbrial biogenesis chaperone, with protein sequence MKLFISCVLGLLFCAQAHAQLLIAPTRFVLDADTSVTEKIVVENNSDQPIRLEIKPIYRPIKATGLVRTDANVTESENIANWIKVSPPIIRELKPNQRRTVRLRMNALPDDMPDGEYRAYLWFSPIAKAKELSELDLSAKGQSNNGSAFQLNFHINSYVPVYVQKGKQVQDVKFTCENQSLTIRNDGNFQFNAKLNVDDHSEKLVLLRNAELSKSFPIGSKVSLLQDDQSLHECIL encoded by the coding sequence ATGAAGTTGTTCATCTCATGTGTCCTCGGCTTACTCTTCTGTGCTCAAGCTCATGCCCAACTCCTTATCGCGCCAACTCGTTTTGTTTTAGATGCTGATACATCTGTGACGGAAAAAATCGTGGTTGAAAACAATTCTGATCAACCCATTCGTCTTGAGATTAAACCGATCTATCGTCCAATTAAGGCCACTGGCTTGGTACGAACCGATGCAAACGTGACGGAGTCTGAAAATATCGCCAATTGGATCAAGGTGTCACCACCTATTATTCGAGAGCTAAAACCTAATCAAAGACGTACAGTTCGTCTGCGTATGAACGCGCTTCCTGATGATATGCCTGACGGCGAGTACCGTGCTTACTTGTGGTTTTCTCCTATCGCAAAGGCGAAAGAGTTATCTGAATTGGATTTGTCGGCTAAGGGCCAATCCAATAATGGGTCAGCATTCCAGCTTAACTTTCACATAAACAGCTACGTGCCTGTTTATGTGCAGAAAGGTAAGCAGGTACAAGACGTAAAGTTTACTTGTGAAAACCAGAGCCTTACCATTCGCAACGATGGTAACTTTCAGTTCAATGCTAAGTTGAATGTCGATGATCACAGCGAAAAATTGGTGTTGCTGCGTAATGCTGAGCTATCGAAATCTTTCCCTATAGGATCCAAGGTGTCTTTGCTTCAAGACGATCAGTCGCTGCACGAATGCATTTTGTAA
- a CDS encoding DUF4402 domain-containing protein gives MNFFLKYVACIGLIIYSSPFHALEIIPENMEVKFPGMYIFGSGQNADANPANGQVYVVRFYAEGEPGKKIVVSLPSKQYLNHSRKSKRLRIRKFYFGCGLSKRGRAKIQSNGRSKLLCIGAKVKIGANHPAGIYTSTIPFEVNYK, from the coding sequence ATGAACTTTTTTTTAAAATACGTTGCCTGTATTGGCCTAATTATTTATTCAAGTCCATTTCATGCTTTAGAAATTATTCCTGAAAATATGGAAGTGAAATTTCCGGGTATGTATATCTTTGGATCAGGACAAAATGCAGATGCAAATCCAGCCAATGGTCAGGTCTATGTGGTGCGTTTTTACGCTGAAGGAGAACCAGGCAAGAAAATTGTGGTATCTCTCCCGTCTAAACAATACCTCAATCACTCACGTAAATCTAAACGTCTCCGTATTCGAAAGTTTTATTTTGGTTGTGGTTTATCAAAACGAGGTAGAGCAAAAATCCAAAGTAACGGAAGAAGCAAATTACTGTGTATTGGTGCAAAAGTGAAAATTGGCGCTAATCATCCTGCTGGCATTTACACCAGTACTATCCCTTTTGAGGTTAATTATAAATGA
- a CDS encoding DUF4402 domain-containing protein codes for MNKVFKVVAVSALSISSANVFAVSDTFDATLEVKQAITMIKTSDLDFGVITSDNTTDVVIAQADAGAAAFTLSGESGDAVTVSISDTNLANGANTIAAEFDFNNAITLTGGSADLKIGGTARTSSATLVAGTYTANVAVDVTYQ; via the coding sequence ATGAACAAAGTTTTTAAGGTTGTTGCTGTATCTGCACTTTCTATCTCTTCTGCGAACGTTTTCGCGGTAAGTGACACTTTTGATGCAACACTCGAAGTAAAACAAGCAATTACAATGATAAAAACAAGTGATCTTGATTTTGGTGTCATCACTTCAGATAACACAACGGATGTTGTTATTGCTCAAGCAGATGCAGGGGCGGCAGCGTTTACTCTTTCTGGAGAGTCTGGTGATGCAGTGACCGTTAGTATTTCTGATACAAACTTGGCTAACGGTGCAAATACAATCGCAGCTGAATTTGACTTTAATAATGCAATCACTCTAACCGGTGGTTCTGCGGATCTTAAAATTGGCGGTACAGCTCGTACTTCAAGTGCGACATTAGTTGCTGGTACTTATACTGCAAACGTTGCAGTTGATGTAACTTACCAGTAA
- the sbcB gene encoding exodeoxyribonuclease I, translated as MSSDNQPTYFFFDYETWGVSPAKDRPSQFAGVRTDQDFNVIGEPLVIYCQPPADYLPAPEAALITRITPQKAMSQGLPEPEFIAKIHAELAKPNTTSLGYNSIRFDDEVTRYTCYRNFIDPYAWSWQNGNSRWDLLDVMRAVHALRPEGIVWPENEEGYPSFKLEHLSVANGIEHENAHDAMADVIATIELAKKLKAAQPKMFDYLYSMRHKRKLNELVDIVNMTPLMHVSGMFGRDCNYTSWIVPMAWHPTNQNAVIVVDLAKDPSPLLELDSDALRERLYTKRSELGEDELPVPIKLVQLNKCPILAPAKTLTAENAETIGIDRQQCLKNLALLREHPEIREKLIGLYSQEREYEKSDDVDTHLYDGFFSPGDKTAMDIIRQTDPNNLAALDITFGDERIKPLLFRYRARHFPWTLDEAEQLKWANHCREFYESRLEEYMLNLENLAHEHESDEKKMAILKAVYQYVEKLAS; from the coding sequence ATGAGTTCAGATAATCAGCCAACCTATTTCTTTTTCGATTACGAAACGTGGGGCGTCAGCCCAGCGAAAGATCGCCCGAGTCAGTTCGCCGGTGTTCGTACCGACCAAGATTTCAACGTTATCGGAGAGCCATTGGTCATCTATTGCCAACCTCCTGCTGATTACTTACCAGCGCCGGAAGCTGCACTCATTACTCGCATTACACCTCAAAAAGCGATGTCTCAAGGCTTACCTGAACCTGAATTTATCGCGAAGATCCACGCAGAGCTTGCTAAGCCGAACACAACTAGCCTTGGCTACAACAGCATTCGATTCGACGACGAAGTAACACGCTATACCTGTTACCGTAATTTCATCGATCCATATGCATGGAGCTGGCAGAACGGCAACTCTCGTTGGGATCTACTCGACGTGATGCGCGCGGTACATGCACTTCGCCCTGAAGGTATTGTTTGGCCAGAGAATGAAGAAGGTTACCCAAGCTTCAAACTGGAACATTTGTCAGTGGCAAATGGCATTGAACACGAAAACGCGCACGATGCGATGGCCGATGTTATTGCTACCATTGAATTAGCAAAGAAGTTGAAGGCTGCACAGCCTAAAATGTTTGATTACCTTTACAGCATGCGTCACAAACGCAAATTGAATGAGTTAGTTGACATTGTAAACATGACGCCTTTAATGCACGTTTCAGGCATGTTTGGTCGTGATTGTAATTACACGAGTTGGATTGTGCCGATGGCTTGGCACCCAACCAACCAAAATGCGGTTATCGTAGTCGACTTAGCCAAAGATCCTAGCCCGCTGCTGGAGCTTGATTCTGACGCCCTCCGTGAAAGGCTCTACACTAAACGCAGTGAACTTGGTGAAGACGAGTTACCCGTACCCATCAAATTGGTTCAACTGAACAAGTGCCCTATTCTCGCACCCGCCAAAACTCTGACGGCTGAAAATGCGGAAACGATAGGTATCGATCGCCAACAGTGCTTAAAGAACTTAGCGCTATTACGCGAACACCCAGAGATCCGCGAAAAACTGATCGGTTTGTATTCACAAGAACGCGAATACGAGAAAAGTGATGACGTAGACACTCATCTGTATGACGGCTTCTTCTCGCCAGGCGACAAAACCGCAATGGACATCATTCGTCAAACTGACCCAAATAACTTGGCTGCTTTAGACATCACTTTTGGTGACGAACGTATTAAACCTTTGTTGTTCCGTTACCGTGCTCGTCATTTCCCGTGGACGTTAGACGAAGCGGAACAACTGAAATGGGCTAACCACTGTCGAGAGTTTTACGAAAGTCGCTTAGAAGAGTACATGCTGAACCTAGAAAACCTCGCACACGAGCATGAAAGTGACGAGAAGAAAATGGCTATCTTGAAAGCGGTTTATCAATACGTAGAAAAGCTAGCGAGCTAA
- a CDS encoding CidA/LrgA family protein: MKERLIKLVYCLISFTLIIGALTAGNALQHLLDTSIPGSIFGMLILFTAMVIGIVPEHWVQPGASLIIRLMILLFVPISVGLMDHFDMLIANALPIMASAVGGTLIVLVSLSWFLDRLLSRGK; the protein is encoded by the coding sequence TTGAAAGAAAGATTGATCAAACTCGTGTACTGCTTAATCTCCTTCACCTTAATCATAGGTGCACTCACAGCAGGTAACGCGTTACAGCATTTATTAGACACCTCAATTCCTGGCAGTATTTTTGGCATGTTGATTCTGTTTACCGCTATGGTGATTGGTATTGTCCCTGAGCATTGGGTTCAGCCTGGTGCAAGCTTGATTATCCGTTTGATGATCTTATTGTTTGTCCCTATTAGTGTCGGGCTCATGGATCATTTTGACATGCTTATCGCCAATGCTTTACCAATTATGGCAAGCGCCGTTGGCGGAACCTTAATCGTGTTAGTTTCCTTATCATGGTTCTTAGACCGCTTGCTTTCGAGAGGTAAATAA
- a CDS encoding LrgB family protein has translation MWILLTIVVFLFARWVSQKVNSPFCNPLLISIGIIIPILLFFKVPFETYYADNTWITYMLQPAVVALAFPLYEQLPQIRSNWRIITFACTLGSVMSMTTTALIAVAFKADLSLIASLLGKSVTTPIAMEVSSHLGGEAAIAAILVLIVGLFGAIFAYPIYNLIGIKSPIARGLTMGTVSHALGTATCAEKNPQDAAFSSLALVLCGVITSIIAPTIFSIVVWVYA, from the coding sequence ATGTGGATTCTACTGACCATTGTGGTTTTCTTGTTTGCTCGTTGGGTAAGCCAAAAAGTTAATTCGCCATTTTGTAATCCTCTACTCATCAGTATTGGTATCATCATTCCAATTCTGTTGTTTTTCAAAGTACCTTTTGAAACCTATTACGCAGACAATACTTGGATTACCTATATGCTCCAACCTGCGGTAGTGGCGCTGGCTTTTCCTCTATATGAACAGTTACCTCAAATCAGATCCAACTGGCGTATCATCACATTTGCTTGCACGCTAGGCAGTGTAATGTCGATGACCACTACCGCATTGATCGCCGTGGCTTTTAAAGCGGATTTAAGTTTGATCGCGAGTTTGTTGGGTAAGTCGGTCACCACACCGATCGCAATGGAGGTCTCAAGCCATTTAGGCGGCGAAGCTGCAATTGCAGCAATTCTGGTATTGATTGTCGGTTTGTTCGGGGCAATCTTTGCTTACCCTATCTACAATTTGATCGGTATCAAGAGCCCTATCGCACGAGGTTTAACCATGGGCACAGTATCGCATGCGTTGGGAACGGCAACTTGCGCTGAAAAGAATCCACAAGATGCTGCATTCAGTTCACTAGCTTTAGTACTTTGTGGCGTCATTACCTCGATTATTGCACCGACCATATTTTCTATCGTGGTTTGGGTCTATGCTTAA
- the cdd gene encoding cytidine deaminase → MNSRITLALESAPTSIKALLSDIVLADNFDATISKEQFQSLLDASGLSDKEVRLALLPIAAAYSYAPLSDFYVGAIVRGLSGRLYFGANLEIAGAQLGQTVHAEQSAISHAWMKGEEGLSDITINFSPCGHCRQFMNELTTAKELKVQLPQRDEMSLQEYLPDSFGPADLGITTGLMTKLDHQYTSEETSPVVVSALTALNRSHAPYTKNLSGVSLQLTTGEIFTGAYAENAAFNPSLPPLQVALVQLKLAGFDFEQIENAALVEIADGSISHLADTQSTLEAINPDIPVTYLAI, encoded by the coding sequence ATGAACAGTCGTATTACCCTGGCGCTGGAAAGTGCTCCAACATCAATAAAAGCGCTTTTGAGTGACATCGTATTAGCAGACAACTTTGACGCCACTATCTCTAAAGAGCAGTTTCAAAGCTTACTGGATGCAAGCGGCCTTTCTGATAAAGAAGTTCGCCTAGCTTTACTGCCAATCGCAGCAGCATACTCTTATGCGCCACTTTCTGACTTCTATGTTGGTGCCATCGTGCGTGGCCTATCTGGTCGCCTGTACTTCGGTGCAAACTTGGAAATTGCAGGTGCACAACTTGGTCAAACAGTTCATGCTGAACAATCAGCCATCAGCCACGCTTGGATGAAGGGTGAAGAAGGCCTTTCTGATATCACGATCAACTTCAGCCCTTGTGGTCACTGTCGCCAATTCATGAACGAACTGACAACGGCAAAAGAACTTAAAGTTCAATTACCACAGCGTGATGAAATGTCACTGCAAGAATACCTACCTGACTCTTTCGGCCCTGCTGATTTGGGCATCACAACTGGCCTAATGACTAAGCTGGATCACCAGTACACATCAGAAGAAACGAGCCCTGTTGTGGTAAGCGCACTAACAGCATTAAACCGTAGCCATGCTCCCTACACAAAGAACCTAAGTGGCGTCTCGCTACAACTGACAACAGGTGAAATCTTTACAGGTGCATACGCAGAAAACGCGGCATTCAACCCTAGTCTACCGCCATTACAAGTCGCGCTTGTTCAACTTAAACTGGCTGGCTTCGATTTCGAGCAGATCGAAAACGCTGCCTTAGTTGAAATTGCCGATGGTAGCATCAGTCACCTAGCCGATACTCAGTCTACGTTAGAGGCGATTAACCCTGACATTCCAGTTACTTACTTAGCAATCTAA
- the purT gene encoding formate-dependent phosphoribosylglycinamide formyltransferase produces MFGTATRENATRVLLLGSGELGKEVAIECQRLGLEVIACDRYADAPAMQVAHRSHVLDMLDSDALQAVIELEKPDYVVPEIEAIATSKLVEMEAQGLNVVPTANATKLTMNREGIRRLAAEELKLSTSPYRFADTFEDFSAAVEFVGMPCVVKPVMSSSGKGQSVIKTQDDIQKSWDYAQEGGRTGAGRVIVEGFIDFDYEITLLTVRAVDGVHFCAPIGHRQEDGDYRESWQPQLMSDNALKAAQYTAEQVVNALGGHGIFGVELFVKGDHVIFNEVSPRPHDTGLVTLMSQDSSEFALHVRAFTGMPIKSITQYGPCASAVILGQGTSNNIRFEGLTEALDAPQTQVRLFGKPDIDGRRRLGVALTRRKSTETAIEDAIESASKVKVIY; encoded by the coding sequence ATGTTTGGTACCGCTACTCGTGAAAATGCTACTCGTGTACTTCTATTAGGTTCAGGTGAACTGGGTAAAGAAGTTGCTATCGAGTGCCAACGTTTAGGTTTGGAAGTTATTGCATGTGACCGTTACGCTGATGCACCGGCTATGCAAGTTGCACATCGTAGCCATGTATTAGACATGTTGGACAGCGATGCACTGCAAGCTGTCATTGAACTAGAAAAACCAGATTATGTGGTTCCAGAAATCGAAGCTATTGCCACCAGCAAGCTGGTAGAGATGGAAGCGCAAGGCCTAAATGTCGTTCCCACAGCGAACGCGACTAAGTTGACGATGAACCGAGAAGGTATCCGTCGTCTAGCGGCTGAAGAGTTAAAACTGAGCACATCTCCATATCGCTTCGCGGACACATTTGAAGATTTCTCAGCAGCGGTAGAATTCGTAGGTATGCCTTGTGTGGTTAAGCCTGTTATGAGTTCATCAGGCAAAGGCCAAAGCGTTATTAAAACACAAGACGATATTCAAAAGTCTTGGGATTACGCACAAGAAGGTGGTCGCACTGGCGCTGGTCGTGTGATCGTTGAAGGCTTTATCGATTTTGATTACGAAATCACGCTGCTGACTGTTCGTGCTGTTGATGGTGTTCATTTCTGCGCGCCTATCGGTCACCGCCAAGAAGACGGTGATTACCGTGAATCATGGCAACCGCAATTAATGTCAGACAACGCACTAAAAGCGGCGCAATACACTGCAGAGCAAGTCGTTAACGCACTGGGCGGTCACGGTATCTTTGGTGTGGAACTGTTCGTTAAAGGCGACCATGTTATCTTCAACGAAGTATCCCCTCGCCCACACGATACTGGCTTAGTGACTTTAATGTCTCAAGATTCCTCTGAATTCGCGCTACACGTTCGCGCATTTACTGGCATGCCGATTAAGTCAATTACTCAATATGGTCCGTGTGCATCTGCCGTTATCTTAGGCCAAGGCACTTCAAACAACATTCGTTTCGAAGGTCTTACAGAGGCGCTAGACGCACCACAAACGCAAGTTCGTTTGTTTGGTAAGCCTGACATCGATGGTCGCCGTCGTCTAGGTGTGGCGTTGACTCGTCGTAAGAGCACTGAAACAGCGATTGAAGATGCTATTGAGAGTGCTTCAAAAGTAAAAGTGATTTACTAG
- a CDS encoding thiopurine S-methyltransferase — MNNPEFWHNKWAANQIGFHLEDVNPLLIEFWEKTEPSYEKSVFVPLCGKSEDLIWLATKHEDVQGVELSQIAVRAFFAEHLYTPTVTQISGQHELYQFDELNIYTGDYFSAPIQPVDIIYDRASLVALPADMRVQYVECLKQRLKPGGKILLVTLDYAQNEMAGPPFSVPKLEIEQLFSGYKITLLNQDIADDEHPKIAKKGLSRFSEEVYLIESES, encoded by the coding sequence ATGAATAATCCTGAATTTTGGCACAATAAATGGGCAGCCAACCAAATAGGCTTCCACCTTGAAGATGTAAACCCACTTCTGATTGAATTTTGGGAAAAGACGGAACCTAGCTACGAGAAGAGTGTGTTCGTGCCTCTATGTGGTAAGAGTGAAGATCTGATTTGGTTAGCGACGAAGCATGAAGATGTTCAAGGTGTCGAATTAAGCCAGATTGCGGTTCGCGCATTTTTTGCAGAGCATCTTTACACGCCGACTGTGACTCAAATTAGTGGTCAGCATGAGCTTTATCAATTCGATGAACTTAATATTTATACGGGTGATTATTTCTCAGCACCGATTCAGCCTGTAGACATTATCTATGATCGTGCCTCTTTGGTAGCTTTACCTGCTGACATGCGTGTGCAGTATGTAGAGTGCTTGAAGCAACGGTTAAAGCCGGGCGGCAAGATCTTACTTGTGACATTAGATTACGCTCAGAACGAGATGGCAGGACCTCCGTTTAGCGTACCTAAGTTAGAGATCGAACAGTTGTTCTCAGGTTATAAGATCACACTGTTGAATCAAGATATCGCAGACGATGAACATCCTAAGATTGCCAAGAAAGGCTTATCTCGATTTAGTGAAGAAGTGTATTTGATTGAGTCTGAATCTTAA